The Thermodesulfobacteriota bacterium genome includes the window GAAAGGAATGAGGGGAGAATAAAGGATGTGAAGAATCTGAATGCCAAAATCGAGGAGATAACAAAGACTTACACGACTGAAGAGCTGATAAAATTATTCACTGAAGCTACTATTCCGATATCTAAGGTGAATACAATTGAAGAGGTCATAGAAGATCCCTACGTTAAAGGAGAGATTCTCGAAGCTTGTGATGAAAAGACGGGGCTTACTATCTATTTGGCCCCACTACCCTATACGACAGATTACGTAAAAATGAAGGGAAAGAAAGTTAAATTTCCTCCACGTTTCGGAGAACATAACGAAAAGATCTACTGCGAGACCCTTGGCTATCCTAAGTCTTACATAGAGGAACTTAGGGCAAAAAAAATAATTTGAGGTTTAGTATGCAGCCTGAAGAGGCTAGGCTAAAACTCAGAAAAGGGAAATCGTTAAGAGAACAAGTGTATAAAAAACTTAAAGAGAGCATTTTAGATGGCACTTTTGAAGCTCACAAAAGACTCATTGAGGAAAAACTTGCAGACCAGCTTGGTACGAGCAGAACTCCAGTAAGAGAGGCGATCCAAAAGCTTGAAAAAGAGGGTTTAATTTATAGGCTTCCGAAAGGCGGTTTTGCTGTAAGCTCCATTTCGGACGATGACATAGAGGAGGTATTTGAAATAAGGAGCATTCTCGAAGGATATGCGGGCTATCTTGCAACAAAAAGAATAACTCAAGAAGAGCTGACTTCCCTTGAAGAGATCGTAAAAAAGGGGGAGGAGTCTCTAAGAAAAAACGACTTTGAAGCTTTAGTTAAGCTTAACACGGAGTTTCACGACAGGCTTTACAGGGCTTCAAAAAGCAAACTACTATATAGGATCATAAATGACCTTAAGGACTTCATCTACAGGTTCCGTGTAGTCATTTTTCGACACAGACCCCTAGTAGAGATCTCACTTAAAGACCACAGGGAAATGATAGAGCTTATGAAGACGGGAAGCGCAAAGAAGGTGGAGTCTCTTATAAGAAAGCACATAATTAGGGGCAAAAAACTCGTAAAGAAGGCACTAAAGGAAGAGACAAAAAAGGGTTAAAGGATGAAGAACGTAAGTGCTGATGAACTTGCGAATAGGATACTCTCTGGTGATGAAAGAGTAGCCTCGCGTGTTATCTCCCTTATCGAGAATGGAGACGAAAAGGGTTTTCAAGTTGTCTCATACCTTTACCCGAAGACAGGGAAGGCCTTTCGGATAGGTGTTACAGGGTCAACAGGTGCCGGAAAGAGCACAATAGTGGACAAAATAGCCTTGGCCTATGGGCAGATGGGGAAAAAAATAGGAGTCATTGCCATAGATCCGACTAGCATAAAATCGAAGGGAGCATTTTTCGGAGACAGGCTCAGGTTCAAAAACGCGGAAAAGATAGAGGGGATTTTCATAAGGTCTATGGCTCACAGGGGATTCTCGGGAGGGATATCGAAGGCCGCACTGGGAGCTGAGCTTGTGCTTGAAGCCTTGGGCAAAGAAATAATCATAGTGGAAAGCGTAGGTGTTGGCCAAACCGAACTTGGCATCTCCTATGTGTCGGATGTTGTAATTACCGTGCTAACCCCAGATTTTGGCGATGAGATTCAGCTGATGAAAGCGGGACTTTTGGACATCGGGGATATTGTTGTGATGAACAAAATGGACCTTCCGGGTGCGGAGGAAAAGGCCAAGGATTTGCTTGCCTATCTCGAAAGTATAAAAAAAGATAGCCAGATGTCGGTTATTAAAGTGATTGGTAAAACGGGTGAAGGGATAGAAAGACTCATAAAAATTCTCGAAAAAAAGAGAGAGACGTTAAAAGAGGATGGAATAGAAAAGACAAAGGCTCTCGTTCTTGCATTTGCAAAGGAAGAACTTACAAAGAGTGTAGAAAAATTAATAGAAAAGGATCCGGAATGTGTAAGGCTCATTGAAGATGTTCAAAAGAGAAGGAAGGATCCCTATTCTATTTCCCGAATGATAGTCTCCATTCTTGTAGGAGACGGAAGATCCCGTAAATAGAAGCGGGAGGAGTGGATGATAAAGGTACTTATAGCAAAGCCTGGCCTAGATGGTCACGATCGGGGTGCTAAAGTCGTGGCGCTTGCCTTAAAAGAGGCGGGGATGGAGGTTGTCTATTCGGGATTACATAAAACGATAGATCAGATAGTAAGTATGGCTATCCAGGAAGATGTTGACGTAATAGGACTTTCGATAATGAGTGGTGCCCATATTCCCCTTACAAGGAAACTCATGGAAAAGCTAAAGGAATTGGGTATTGAGGACAAAAAAGTATTCGTGGGTGGAGTGATCCCGTCAAAGGACATACCGAAATTGAAAGAAATGGGGGTTACAGGAGTCTTCCCAGGGGGAACCCCCCTCGAGGAGATAGTGAAAGCGATAAAAGCCTCAGTGAATAAGTAGGAGGAACTGGATGTCAACCGCGAGATACATAAAGGACGACAAGGATCAGATCCTGGATGTCATTTACGAGTCCGGAATTCATGTAAAACCTGTCTATACTCCGAAGGATTTGGAAGAGATCGGGTTTTCATACGAAGAGGATCTAAACGACCCAGGTAAGTTTCCGTTTACAAGGGGTATCCATGCTTTGGGTTACAGGTCGAGGGCCTGGACGACAAGACAATATACCGGATTCGGTACACCAAAAGAAACAAATGAGAGATTCAAGTTCATGATTGCGCATGGCCAGACGGGATTGAATGTGGCTTTTGATCTACCGACGCAGATGGGGTACGACTCAGACGATCCTATGGCGGAGGGTGAAGTTGGAAGGGTCGGAATGGCAGTAGACACAATAAGGGACTTTGAGATCGCCTTTGATGGGATTGAACTTGACAGAATAGGTGTGGGGCTCACAATAAATGCCGTTGCCTCAATTATACTT containing:
- a CDS encoding cobalamin B12-binding domain-containing protein; translation: MIKVLIAKPGLDGHDRGAKVVALALKEAGMEVVYSGLHKTIDQIVSMAIQEDVDVIGLSIMSGAHIPLTRKLMEKLKELGIEDKKVFVGGVIPSKDIPKLKEMGVTGVFPGGTPLEEIVKAIKASVNK
- a CDS encoding GntR family transcriptional regulator, producing the protein MQPEEARLKLRKGKSLREQVYKKLKESILDGTFEAHKRLIEEKLADQLGTSRTPVREAIQKLEKEGLIYRLPKGGFAVSSISDDDIEEVFEIRSILEGYAGYLATKRITQEELTSLEEIVKKGEESLRKNDFEALVKLNTEFHDRLYRASKSKLLYRIINDLKDFIYRFRVVIFRHRPLVEISLKDHREMIELMKTGSAKKVESLIRKHIIRGKKLVKKALKEETKKG
- a CDS encoding methylmalonyl Co-A mutase-associated GTPase MeaB, with amino-acid sequence MKNVSADELANRILSGDERVASRVISLIENGDEKGFQVVSYLYPKTGKAFRIGVTGSTGAGKSTIVDKIALAYGQMGKKIGVIAIDPTSIKSKGAFFGDRLRFKNAEKIEGIFIRSMAHRGFSGGISKAALGAELVLEALGKEIIIVESVGVGQTELGISYVSDVVITVLTPDFGDEIQLMKAGLLDIGDIVVMNKMDLPGAEEKAKDLLAYLESIKKDSQMSVIKVIGKTGEGIERLIKILEKKRETLKEDGIEKTKALVLAFAKEELTKSVEKLIEKDPECVRLIEDVQKRRKDPYSISRMIVSILVGDGRSRK